The proteins below come from a single Xenopus tropicalis strain Nigerian chromosome 9, UCB_Xtro_10.0, whole genome shotgun sequence genomic window:
- the LOC116407582 gene encoding histone H2B 1.1-like, translating to MPDPAKSAPAAKKGSKKAVTKTQKKDGKKRRKTRKESYAIYVYKVLKQVHPDTGISSKAMSIMNSFVNDVFERIAGEASRLAHYNKRSTITSREIQTAVRLLLPGELAKHAVSEGTKAVTKYTSAK from the coding sequence ATGCCTGATCCAGCCAAGTCCGCTCCAGCCGCGAAGAAAGGCTCCAAGAAAGCGGTGACCAAGAcccagaagaaagatgggaagaagcgcaggaagacaaggaaggagagttacgccatttacgtgtacaaggtgctgaagcaggtgcaccccgataccggcatctcctccaaggccatgagcatcatgaactcctttgtcaacgatgtgtttgagcgcatcgcaggggaagcctcccgcctggctcattacaacaagcgctccaccatcacctcccgggagatccagaccgcggtccgcctgctgctgcctggggagctggccaagcacgccgtgtccgagggcaccaaggctgtcaccaagtacaccagcgccaagtaa
- the LOC116407597 gene encoding histone H4, translating to MSGRGKGGKGLGKGGAKRHRKVLRDNIQGITKPAIRRLARRGGVKRISGLIYEETRGVLKVFLENVIRDAVTYTEHAKRKTVTAMDVVYALKRQGRTLYGFGG from the coding sequence ATGTCCGGACGCGGTAAAGGCGGGAAGGGTTTGGGGAAAGGTGGCGCCAAGCGGCACAGGAAGgtgctgcgggataacatccagggcatcaccaagcccgccatccgccgcctggcacggagagggggagtcaagcgcatctctggcctcatctatgaggagactcggggggtcctcaaggttttcctggagaatgtcatccgggacgccgtcacctacaccgagcacgccaagaggaagaccgttaccgccatggatgtggtgtacgctctcaagcgccagggccgcactctctacggcttcGGGGGCTGA
- the LOC101730918 gene encoding histone H1B produces the protein MTETAAETAPAPPPAEPAAAKKKQPKKGGAKAKKPAGPSAAELIVKAVSASKERSGVSLAALKKALAAGGYDVERNNSRLKLALKALVTKGTLTQVKGSGASGSFKLNKKPLESKEKAAKKKPAAPKVKKPAAAAKKAPKSPKKPKKVSAAAKSPKKVKKPAKAAKSPKKPKAAKPKKVAKSPAKKAAKPKAAKSPAKKPTKPKATKSPAKAKAAKPKAAKAKKAAPKK, from the coding sequence ATGACAGAAACTGCAGCTGAGACCGCTCCCGCCCCTCCCCCGGCAGAACCCGCCGCTGCCAAGAAGAAGCAGCCCAAGAAGGGAGGCGCTAAAGCCAAGAAACCCGCCGGGCCCAGCGCGGCCGAACTGATCGTGAAAGCCGTGTCCGCCTCTAAGGAGCGCAGCGGGGTGTCCCTGGCCGCTCTCAAGAAGGCTCTGGCTGCCGGAGGCTACGATGTGGAGAGGAACAACAGCCGCCTCAAGCTGGCTCTCAAGGCCTTGGTCACTAAGGGGACTCTCACCCAAGTCAAGGGGAGCGGAGCCTCCGGATCCTTCAAGCTGAACAAGAAGCCGCTGGAGAGTAAGGAGAAGGCGGCCAAGAAGAAGCCAGCGGCGCCCAAAGTCAAGAAACCAGCGGCGGCGGCAAAGAAGGCGCCCAAGTCCCCTAAAAAGCCCAAGAAGGTCTCGGCAGCAGCAAAGAGCCCCAAGAAGGTGAAGAAACCGGCAAAGGCCGCCAAAAGCCCCAAGAAGCCCAAAGCTGCCAAACCCAAGAAGGTGgccaagagcccggctaaaaaggccgccaagcccaaagctgccaaGAGCCCGGCTAAGAAGCCCACCAAGCCTAAAGCTACAAAGAGCCCCGCAAAGGCCAAGGCAGCCAAACCCAAAGCGGCTAAAGCAAAGAAGGCGGCGCCTAAGAAGTAA